From Epinephelus lanceolatus isolate andai-2023 chromosome 12, ASM4190304v1, whole genome shotgun sequence, the proteins below share one genomic window:
- the LOC117271913 gene encoding tripartite motif-containing protein 16-like, whose amino-acid sequence MAQKGVELDRETISCSICLDLLKDPVTIPCGHSYCMNCIKTHWDEEDGKKIYSCPQCRQSFTPRPVLVRNTMLAVLVEELKKTGLQAAPADHCYAGVEDVACDVCTGRKLKALKSCFVCLVSFCENHLQPHYESSAFEKHKLVEPSKKLQENICSRHDEVMKLFCRTDQQCLCYLCSMDEHKGHDIVSAAAERTERQRELEVSRQNIQQRIQDREKDVKLLQQEVEAISRSADKAVEDSEKIFTELIRLMEERRSDVEQQVRSQQETEVSRVKELQEKLEQEITELKRKDAELEELSHTEDHTQFLHNYPSLSALSESTHSSSFNIRPLRYFEDVTAAVSEVRDKLQDVLRETWTNFSRTVTDVDVLLTDSKPQPKTRAEFLKYSREITLDPNTAHKLVVLSEGNRKATFVTKYQSYPSHPDRFTEYRQVLSRDSLTGRCYWEVEWSGREAYVAVAYKSISREGWSKECEFGQNDKSWALNFYKNHYPRVGVYLDHRAGILSFYSVSETMTLLRRVQTTFTQPLYAGLWLLLSSAEFCKLT is encoded by the coding sequence ATGGCGCAGAAAGGAGTTGAGCTGGACCGGGAAACCATCTCTTGTTCCATCTGTCTGGATCTACTGAAGGATCCGGTGACTATTCCCTGTGGACACAGCTACTGCATGAACTGTATTAAAACCCACTGGGATGAAGAGGATGGGAAGAAAATCTACAGCTGCCCTCAGTGTAGGCAGAGCTTCACACCGAGGCCTGTCCTGGTGAGAAACACCATGTTAGCAGTTTTAGTGGAGGAACTGAAGAAGACTGGACTccaagctgctcctgctgatcacTGCTATGCTGGAGTTGAAGATGTGGCCTGTGATGTCTGCACTGGGAGAAAACTGAAAGCCCTCAAGtcctgttttgtgtgtctggtCTCTTTCTGTGAGAATCACCTCCAGCCTCATTATGAATCCTCTGCCTTTGAAAAACACAAGCTGGTGGAGCCCTCCAAGAAGCTGCAGGAGAACATCTGTTCTCGTcatgatgaggtgatgaagCTGTTCTGTCGCACTGATCAGCAGTGTCTCTGTTATCTCTGCTCGATGGATGAACATAAAGGCCATGACATAgtctcagctgcagcagaaaggactgagaggcagagagagctggaggtgagtcgacaaaacatccagcagagaatccaggacagagagaaagatgtgaagctgctccaacaggaggtggaggctaTCAGTCGCTCTGCAGATAAAGCAGTGGAGGACAGTGAGAAGATCTTCACTGAGCTGATCCGTCTCATGGAGGAAAGACGCTCTGATGTGGAGCAGCAGGTCAGatcacagcaggaaactgaagtgagtcgagtcaaagagcttcaggagaagctggagcaggagatcactgagctgaagaggaaagacGCTGAGCTGGAggagctctcacacacagaggatcacaCCCAGTTTCTACACAACTACCCCTCActgtcagcactcagtgaatccACACACTCATCCAGCTTTAATATCCGTCCTCTGCGTTACTTTGAGGATGTGACAGCAGCTGTGTCAGAAGTCAGAGATAAACTACAGGACGTTCTGAGGGAGACATGGACAAACTTCTCACGGACAGTGACTGACGTGGATGTTTTACTGACAGATTCAAAACCACAGCCCAAGACCAGAGCTGAGTTCTTAAAATATTCACGTGAAATCACACTGGATccaaacacagcacacaaacTGGTGGTTTTATCTGAGGGGAACAGAAAAGCAACATTCGTTACAAAATACCAGTCTTATCCCAGTCACCCAGACAGATTCACTGAATATCGTCAGGTCCTGAGTAGAGACAGTCTGACTGGacgttgttactgggaggtggagtggagcGGGAGAGAAGCTTATGTAGCAGTCGCATACAAGTCTATCAGCAGAGAAGGGTGGTCGAAAGAATGCGAATTTGGACAAAATGACAAATCTTGGGCACTAAATTTTTACAAAAACCATTACCCCAGAGTAGGGGTGTACCTGGATCACAGAgcaggtattctgtccttctacagtgtctctgaaaccatgactctcctccgcagagtccagaccacattcactcagcctctctatgCTGGACTTTGGCTTCTTCTCTCATCTGCTGAGTTCTGTAAACTCACATAG